The following are encoded together in the Pygocentrus nattereri isolate fPygNat1 chromosome 3, fPygNat1.pri, whole genome shotgun sequence genome:
- the si:ch211-261d7.6 gene encoding zinc finger protein 91 isoform X1, whose protein sequence is MAAVYSVEECSLLQTDIEISCCEKQEDVAQTPRTGSGTSDKALMAESAAAQLGLRAGGPALEARQHEEEEAAAVNAAVPLIQIKEEETEENEYITVSLNVAGEDSDEQTDGNASLLAVDDSADGDWPFRCEDCSEAFESKEAYLEHRREHTHDGPIVCLDTDSQWDDLLVSTDGGRRTLCCALCGRIFSSSRGFFTHQLKHRSQDVKQQLISDTGQSPEKQKLFECKDCGKMFTSVGQCLNHQRSHKQASKSVFHELDHLKKKSFPCPTCGRCYSRASALDAHRRCHEVKLVKPRSGETERVPSDNEVPVKIEQTDVAITEQIDESEKKLFECVCGRSFRTMCGLGTHQRFSSTCSDTRVKVEAKRSFDCSECGKAFVSSLALSCHQHWHKRRARLHGSGQKFKCMECGRVFTSLTFYNKHQRLAHSKEMPAKSFLNQVVHLQKKAFECQECGLRFSRASALHSHELCHTEEFSDIIKSSKTHPVDQTSSLYQNEPVEADRTVGAMDHSQDALEVADLDKEFTCDTSGDTEDHEVTNNGFEIISITESDDSESGSQTSQDPDLELVCESDQEEKEDFSFSLSQEAEVVSSQPIHPEMNVKIVQIDYEHFKGGLVHAGQEMDMSPPQDAKKYDCPDCGRTFMKAVALRCHMLWHRGGMGKKSRLRRNVGVTPIRRVKCEICGHESFSKAAHYFHLGKHEDRKPYKSITYQLANLQKNSFKCEICGMQFSRLSALHSHQQHHDTKKPYACSQCDKSYANPSGLYNHRKICWGKDGQERKAEHFNPTKTLLGPKVHHCKKCGKGFWSIGAFIHHKQYQQQCADVSMSSSEASHQSEGGRVRRKRRGRKRGIVNRKTGEESKEEHKCEVCGKSYRMLACFLKHQLIHDVSGTPPPAKSFDYQVEQLKKNSYSCPDCGKLFSRAMALQFHMKSHGYETGFPSEKAKLPHTSGDFQCQTCFVFFDCISALQIHQQRCVKPKTESEEQMEESQKDESGKLNVAPKTAHNQMQTSETEKNLHSENLLKIHPADLKYKCDDCGRGFSVAGALNIHRSMHCKGRLFKSKSQWQVPFHENFKEQSAKFPFICSECGRSFSTNAALGTHKRWHKDKRVARLFLKSNTVSRKNNRGGNFSCNLCGKQFFYLCVLRRHQKYHPRVQAQPDAKLKSSFACPDCEEFFSSESLLAAHLACHHAGPSDVAADAEKLELEAPVSVQMSGQPIQPLSSSPISFKMIQTKGDKIKVKYQCNHCQKSFLNIRGVRAHKWQKHRRVRGRPPGDTYRGTKPLACSGCERRYSSHGALYNHERSCSAVNVDQKQPVRSVKANVVEGSSLAQRSLESTMKCLFKCHKCGKAFPSEAQLDAHKEAARTRPHSCALCCRGYWTENQLQQHLAWHDEVRKRLPTELRYRLNASSSSCPVNQAQTSACPSNVNSVSLAKLPTTTDSQSCQNHRCHQCGEAFLSKHALEQHQTLHKKQEPYHCSLCPQTFGEIRDLIDHHQECLGDKELRDSSLSAPSRDDESLTCIECGTSFDQETDLHQHYIEHARGVV, encoded by the exons ATGGCTGCTGTTTACTCGGTAGAGGAGTGCAGTTTGCTGCAAACAGACATTGAGATTTCATGCTGTGAAAAACAGGAAGATGTGGCCCAAACGCCGCGCACGGGTTCAGGGACCAGTGATAAGGCTTTAATGGCAGAGAGCGCCGCGGCGCAGCTGGGTTTACGAGCCGGCGGCCCTGCGCTGGAGGCCCGTCAGCACGAAGAAGAAGAGGCGGCGGCGGTGAACGCCGCGGTTCCACTAATACAAATAAAAGAGGAGGAAACCGAGGAAAACGAATACATAACCGTGAGCCTGAACGTGGCCGGGGAGGATTCTGACGAGCAGACCGACGGAAACGCGAGTTTGTTGGCCGTAGACGACAGTGCCGACG GGGATTGGCCATTTCGCTGTGAAGATTGCAGTGAGGCCTTTGAGAGCAAGGAAGCTTACCTTGAGCATCGTCGGGAGCACACCCATGATGGCCCCATAGTCTGCCTGGACACAGATTCACAGTGGGATGATCTGCTAGTGTCAACAGATGGAGGTCGACGGACATTGTGCTGTGCTCTGTGTGGGCGTATATTTTCAAGCTCAAGAGGGTTTTTCACTCATCAGCTTAAACATCGTAGCCAGGACGTTAAACAGCAGTTGATTTCAGATACTGGTCAGAGCCCTGAAAAACAGAAACTTTTTGAGTGCAAGGATTGTGGTAAGATGTTTACATCAGTTGGCCAATGCCTTAACCATCAACGGTCGCACAAACAGGCCTCGAAGTCAGTTTTTCATGAGTTAgaccatttaaaaaagaaatccttTCCATGCCCCACCTGTGGCCGTTGCTACTCTCGTGCATCAGCACTTGATGCACACCGTCGTTGCCATGAGGTTAAACTGGTTAAACCACGAAGTggtgaaacagagagagttCCCTCAGATAATGAAGTTCCAGTTAAAATTGAACAAACCGATGTCGCAATCACTGAACAGATAGATGAGTCTGAGAAAAAGCTTTTTGAGTGTGTCTGCGGCAGATCGTTTCGCACCATGTGTGGGCTTGGGACACACCagagattctcttccacctgctcagATACTAGGGTTAAGGTGGAAGCTAAGCGTTCATTTGATTGCAGCGAATGTGGTAAAGCCTTTGTTAGCTCTCTGGCTCTGTCATGTCATCAGCACTGGCATAAAAGACGAGCGCGACTTCATGGCAGTGGGCAGAAATTTAAGTGTATGGAATGTGGCAGGGTTTTCACCTCGCTGACTTTCTATAATAAACATCAGAGGTTGGCTCACAGTAAAGAGATGCCAGCAAAGTCTTTCCTAAATCAAGTCGTCCATCTCCAGAAGAAGGCTTTTGAGTGTCAGGAATGTGGTCTTCGATTTTCCCGTGCCTCTGCATTGCATTCACATGAACTCTGTCACACCGAAGAATTCAGTGATATTATAAAGAGCTCTAAAACACATCCTGTTGATCAGACATCCAGTTTATACCAGAATGAGCCAGTCGAGGCTGATCGCACTGTTGGTGCCATGGATCATTCACAAGATGCCTTGGAAGTTGCTGATTTGGATAAGGAATTCACCTGTGACACATCAGGTGACACAGAGGATCACGAGGTGACCAACAATGGCTTTGAAATTATTAGTATAACAGAATCTGATGATTCTGAAAGTGGCTCCCAAACAAGTCAAGACCCTGATCTTGAATTGGTTTGTGAATCGGAccaagaggaaaaagaagactTTAGTTTTAGCTTGAGCCAAGAAGCTGAGGTGGTCTCTTCTCAGCCAATACATCCAGAGATGAATGTAAAAATTGTACAGATTGACTACGAGCATTTCAAGGGAGGATTAGTACACGCTGGGCAAGAGATGGACATGAGTCCTCCTCAAGACGCCAAGAAGTATGATTGTCCAGATTGTGGTCGAACATTTATGAAGGCTGTGGCTTTACGTTGTCACATGTTATGGCATAGGGGTGGAATGGGCAAAAAATCTCGTTTACGAAGAAATGTTGGTGTGACTCCCATCAGAAGAGTTAAGTGCGAGATTTGTGGTCATGAAAGTTTCTCCAAGGCTGCTCACTACTTTCATTTGGGGAAACATGAAGACAGGAAACCTTACAAATCTATTACATATCAACTTGCAAATCTGCAGAAGAATAGctttaaatgtgaaatatgtggTATGCAGTTTTCGCGTCTCTCTGCTCTACACTCTCATCAACAGCACCATGACACAAAGAAACCTTATGCATGCTCGCAATGTGACAAAAGCTATGCAAATCCCAGTGGTCTTTACAACCACCGAAAAATTTGCTGGGGTAAGGATGGccaagaaagaaaggcagagcaTTTCAATCCAACCAAAACACTTCTGGGCCCCAAAGTccatcactgtaaaaaatgtgggAAAGGATTTTGGTCTATAGGAGCCTTCATTCATCACAAACAGTACCAGCAACAGTGTGCAGATGTTAGCATGAGCAGTTCAGAAGCCTCCCATCAGTCTGAAGGTGGACGTGTAAGACGCAAGAGACGTGGTCGTAAGAGAGGCATTGTGAATCGTAAAACTGGTGAAGAGTCGAAAGAAGAACATAAATGTGAAGTTTGTGGAAAATCTTACCGCATGCTTGCCTGCTTTCTTAAACATCAGCTCATTCATGATGTCAGTGGTACTCCACCTCCTGCAAAGTCATTTGACTATCAGGTTGAACAGTTGAAAAAGAACTCGTACAGTTGTCCTGACTGTGGGAAACTTTTCTCCCGTGCTATGGCACTTCAGTTCCACATGAAAAGCCATGGCTACGAAACTGGTTTTCCATCAGAAAAGGCAAAGTTGCCCCATACTTCTGGTGATTTTCAGTGTCAGacttgctttgtgttttttgatTGTATTTCAGCATTACAAATTCATCAACAACGCTGCGTAAAACCAAAGACAGAATCTGAGGAACAAATGGAGGAGAGTCAAAAAGATGAATCGGGGAAGCTGAATGTAGCCCCAAAAACTGCTCATAATCAGATGCAGACAAGCGAAACTGAGAAGAACCTGCACTCAGAAAATTTGCTCAAAATACATCCAGCTGATTTGAAATATAAATGCGACGACTGTGGCAGAGGCTTCTCGGTTGCAGGCGCACTTAATATTCATAGGAGCATGCACTGCAAAGGCCGTCTTTTCAAGTCAAAATCTCAATGGCAAGTACCTTTCCATGAAAATTTCAAAGAGCAGTCGGCCaaatttcctttcatttgttcaGAATGTGGGAGGAGTTTTTCCACAAACGCAGCCCTTGGTACACACAAGCGGTGGCATAAAGACAAAAGAGTGGCCAGACTTTTCTTGAAGAGCAATACGGTCTCAAGGAAGAACAACCGTGGTGGGAATTTTTCATGCAACTTATGTGGGAAACAATTCTTTTATCTGTGTGTTCTTCGCCGGCATCAGAAATACCACCCACGAGTACAGGCCCAGCCAGATGCAAAACTTAAGAGCAGTTTTGCTTGTCCAGACTGTGAGGAGTTTTTCTCAAGTGAATCTCTTTTAGCTGCCCACTTGGCCTGCCACCACGCCGGACCCTCTGATGTTGCTGCGGATGCTGAAAAACTGGAGCTGGAGGCCCCTGTTAGTGTACAAATGTCAGGTCAACCAATCCAACCTTTGTCAAGTTCTCCAATCTCTTTTAAAATGATCCAAACCAAAGGAGACAAgataaaggtaaaatatcaaTGCAATCATTGCCAAAAGAGCTTCTTAAATATACGAGGTGTCCGTGCACACAAATGGCAGAAACACCGAAGGGTAAGAGGACGCCCCCCTGGAGATACCTATAGAGGCACTaagcccctggcttgctcaggATGTGAGAGACGCTACAGTTCTCATGGAGCCCTCTATAACCATGAACGGTCTTGCAGTGCAGTTAACGTCGATCAGAAACAACCAGTTAGATCTGTTAAAGCAAATGTAGTGGAGGGCTCGTCATTAGCACAACGTTCTTTAGAGTCTACTATGAAGTGTCTCttcaaatgccataaatgtggCAAAGCTTTTCCCAGCGAGGCTCAGCTAGATGCACATAAAGAGGCAGCCAGGACACGGCCACATTCTTGTGCGCTCTGCTGCCGTGGCTACTGGACTGAAAATCAGCTGCAACAGCATCTTGCCTGGCACGATGAAGTGCGCAAACGTCTCCCGACTGAACTCCGGTACAGGCTTAACGCGTCTTCATCGTCTTGCCCTGTAAATCAAGCCCAAACCTCTGCATGTCCTTCAAATGTGAACTCTGTGTCTCTAGCAAAGCTACCCACAACCACTGATTCGCAGTCATGTCAGAACCACAGATGTCATCAATGCGGCGAAGCCTTTTTGTCCAAGCATGCACTGGAGCAACACCAGACTCTCCACAAAAAACAGGAGCCCTATCATTGTTCTCTTTGCCCACAGACCTTTGGTGAAATTAGAGATCTCATTGACCACCATCAGGAGTGTTTGGGTGATAAAGAGTTAAGAGACTCTAGCTTGTCTGCTCCTTCGAGAGATGACGAGAGCCTGACTTGTATTGAGTGTGGAACTTCTTTCGATCAGGAAACAGACTTGCATCAGCATTACATTGAGCATGCGCGTGGGGTGGTGTGA
- the LOC119263102 gene encoding histone-lysine N-methyltransferase 2D-like, giving the protein MLSHSGEKPHKCHLCDKSFGLAYLLRDHLNTHTGERPHRCQECHKSFPWLSSLLVHQKIHARKRQALNQSFSSFAVSQRGRTRGVGGRGRRNSRWISSWPRMGGDIDRTMPLQQATFPGQILQGPVLPNMIGHPSVSDADVLERTQQSFQSWQTENQARTVHLQQQWQIHIKPQIQQQPKRVSDGPLNDVKQQWQMGAHLKPILPKLDGLQQQQNPAWADVVLSAQAGPASKQHLENCTAQDNGVAALTPGMGFTPGPLQVSSEQEQKKQQQPPFWVTSPTAAPKSPCNADESSLDMRIHSPVSNSPDKWSVSSDVIQNTKAELHSAKDRTIFALRTPDSSLQANNESDKTNSGENQVQGQASGLASSSICAQTGQTTDESSGKPWSFRTRLEMPKMLNVQEKPTNEMEAKQSQLHIMQHSSQQQQQQLQLVLQPPPQMQLLQQPMQQLQQEQLQQQLQLLQQQQFHQSPLTQQQQNQLPSAWEGAPQPNQLGTISIQFGAARFAPGPGNTVWGFQATPIVSQTLVNGPIQQGPVRAQQQSPVVSGPQILLNQTSPFISPPLPLQSPLALPGPHPMHTVAGQLSGPTPQGIFFTPQGMVSERPVVPQALPSPHLPQRTEPHKPGGQVLFGQDRRFHCMVCGCTLPGELELQMHYMQHAQGEI; this is encoded by the coding sequence ATGCTTTCTCACTCGGGTGAGAAACCTCACAAGTGCCACCTCTGTGACAAGAGTTTTGGTTTAGCATACTTGCTTCGTGACCACCTTAACACCCACACTGGGGAGAGGCCTCACCGTTGCCAAGAGTGCCATAAGTCATTCCCCTGGCTCAGCAGTCTCCTAGTCCATCAAAAGATACATGCACGAAAGCGTCAAGCATTGAACCAGTCTTTCTCTTCATTTGCTGTTTCCCAGAGAGGAAGGACTAGGGGCGTAGGAGGCAGGGGCAGGAGAAATAGTAGGTGGATTTCAAGTTGGCCAAGGATGGGGGGAGATATCGATAGGACAATGCCACTGCAACAGGCCACTTTTCCTGGTCAGATTTTGCAGGGACCAGTGCTGCCAAACATGATCGGGCACCCCTCTGTCTCTGATGCAGATGTGCTTGAGCGAACACAGCAGTCGTTTCAGTCCTGGCAGACAGAGAATCAGGCCAGGACTGTTCATTTGCAGCAACAATGGCAAATACACATTAAGCCTCAGATACAGCAGCAGCCTAAAAGGGTATCTGATGGACCACTAAACGATGTCAAGCAGCAGTGGCAAATGGGAGCGCACCTGAAACCTATCTTGCCGAAACTGGATGGTCTGCAACAACAGCAGAATCCTGCCTGGGCTGATGTAGTGCTGTCAGCCCAGGCTGGGCCAGCTTCCAAGCAGCATCTAGAGAACTGCACAGCACAAGATAATGGGGTCGCAGCTTTAACACCTGGTATGGGCTTTACTCCTGGCCCATTACAGGTGTCAAGTGAACaagagcaaaagaaacagcaaCAGCCTCCTTTCTGGGTGACTTCACCAACAGCAGCTCCAAAGTCACCATGCAATGCAGATGAGTCATCATTGGATATGAGAATACATTCACCAGTGTCAAATTCTCCAGACAAATGGTCTGTTTCCTCTGATGTAATTCAGAACACTAAGGCTGAACTTCATTCAGCAAAGGATAGAACTATTTTTGCCTTAAGAACACCTGATAGCTCATTGCAGGCAAATAATGAATCAGATAAAACTAACAGTGGAGAGAACCAGGTACAAGGACAGGCATCTGGTCTGGCCAGTTCATCCATTTGTGCACAAACTGGGCAAACAACTGATGAGTCCAGTGGTAAGCCTTGGAGTTTCAGAACTCGTCTAGAAATGCCTAAGATGTTGAACGTACAAGAAAAGCCTACGAACGAAATGGAGGCAAAGCAGTCCCAACTGCACATAATGCAACACTCttcacagcagcagcaacagcagttgCAACTGGTCCTGCAGCCACCACCTCAAATGCAGCTTCTCCAACAACCAATGCAGCAACTGCAGCAGGAACAGTTACAGCAACAGTTACAGCTTCTTCAGCAACAGCAGTTTCATCAGTCACCAttaacacagcagcagcagaatcaGTTGCCCTCTGCCTGGGAAGGTGCGCCTCAACCAAACCAGTTGGGAACAATCAGTATTCAGTTTGGGGCAGCACGCTTTGCACCTGGGCCTGGAAATACTGTATGGGGCTTCCAGGCAACACCAATTGTTTCTCAAACTTTAGTCAATGGACCAATTCAACAAGGACCTGTGCGGGCACAGCAGCAATCTCCTGTAGTTTCAGGCCCTCAGATCCTCCTAAACCAAACCTCTCCATTCATCTCCCCTCCGCTCCCTTTGCAATCTCCCCTCGCTTTGCCTGGCCCTCATCCCATGCATACCGTAGCAGGGCAACTTTCAGGTCCAACGCCTCAAGGCATTTTCTTCACTCCACAGGGCATGGTGAGCGAGAGGCCAGTCGTGCCACAGGCATTGCCCTCACCGCATTTACCACAACGAACAGAACCACACAAACCCGGCGGTCAAGTCCTGTTCGGCCAAGATCGCCGCTTTCATTGCATGGTCTGTGGATGCACGTTACCCGGAGAACTAGAATTGCAAATGCACTATATGCAACATGCACAGGGAGAAATATGA
- the si:ch211-261d7.6 gene encoding GDNF-inducible zinc finger protein 1 isoform X2, with product MAAVYSVEECSLLQTDIEISCCEKQEDVAQTPRTGSGTSDKALMAESAAAQLGLRAGGPALEARQHEEEEAAAVNAAVPLIQIKEEETEENEYITVSLNVAGEDSDEQTDGNASLLAVDDSADVKLCSMRCQDCGQQFTSWEACKSHLLKHLEEEVELERERKKRPVVSTVSEDSGPRLEKKVSMDIKGEEIIDPGLEMDFKEEEAFDPRLEMDFKEEEISCLRLETKVRMDSKEEEMSGPQLEKKTRMDGKEEETKLNSVGHEPPTESSCQIKPYEIFIVHPRAAQSEEKNSMSSLTKRVYVCSICGKIYSFPASFRNHQKTHVNQQKNWEFSCKECGKSFARSAGLAVHMRYHRQANLDELSSLHCEQCNKDFQTTYTFMVHQKMHQQKPFWCHKCRKGFKRKETLDKHLLGHDAGKYRCLVCQKAFQVVSELRHHLNIHRAPKPHRCDVCQRTFSHLGNLIIHSKKHLEMSKGRKKEARFAEGQIMKKRVVGGSVTAYQVVSELRHHLNIHRAPKPHRCDVCQRTFSHLGNLIIHSKKHLKMSKDGKKEAQFAKGQIMKKQVVGGSDVTIERVQDVESDEDSTSSESSDSSASTGTSDSSDSSSESSAREQEAEPIVIEKVEGELEDGEVREHKGSSSFMPFNYPLSCISEVSSCSPADELNDRSVLADKSVSSNCCSSSSTLSAGSPLCWPADESDVSVLAEESDSSDSSSDSSSDSSATVHEVEPADMEEGEESDDSESTTGIGISNSSSSSDSSAGELEEGEIKDIRGLESGVRWACFECGACFFTEPELHIHYMKHANGMT from the exons ATGGCTGCTGTTTACTCGGTAGAGGAGTGCAGTTTGCTGCAAACAGACATTGAGATTTCATGCTGTGAAAAACAGGAAGATGTGGCCCAAACGCCGCGCACGGGTTCAGGGACCAGTGATAAGGCTTTAATGGCAGAGAGCGCCGCGGCGCAGCTGGGTTTACGAGCCGGCGGCCCTGCGCTGGAGGCCCGTCAGCACGAAGAAGAAGAGGCGGCGGCGGTGAACGCCGCGGTTCCACTAATACAAATAAAAGAGGAGGAAACCGAGGAAAACGAATACATAACCGTGAGCCTGAACGTGGCCGGGGAGGATTCTGACGAGCAGACCGACGGAAACGCGAGTTTGTTGGCCGTAGACGACAGTGCCGACG TGAAACTGTGCAGCATGAGATGCCAGGACTGTGGACAACAGTTCACTAGCTGGGAAGCTTGTAAGAGCCATCTGCTTAAACATTTGGAGGAAGAGGTTGAGCTAGAGCGAGAACGCAAGAAAAGACCAGTTGTGTCAACTGTTAGTGAGGACAGTGGTCCACGactggagaagaaagtgagtatGGACATTAAAGGGGAGGAAATAATTGATCCAGGACTGGAGATGGACTTCAAAGAAGAGGAAGCATTTGATCCGCGATTGGAGATGGACTTTAAGGAAGAGGAAATAAGCTGTCTACGACTGGAGACGAAAGTGAGGATGGATAGCAAGGAAGAGGAAATGAGTGGTCCACAACTGGAAAAGAAAACGAGGATGGACGGCAAGGAAGAGGAAACGAAGTTAAACAGTGTAGGCCATGAGCCCCCGACTGAAAGTAGCTGTCAGATTAAACCCTACGAAATCTTTATTGTTCATCCTCGTGCTGCGCAGTCTGAAGAGAAGAACTCCATGTCCAGTCTAACCAAGAGGGTGTATGTATGTTCCATCTGTGGGAAGATCTACTCCTTTCCTGCATCCTTCAGAAACCACCAGAAGACTCATGTCAATCAACAAAAGAATTGGGAGTTCTCTTGCAAGGAATGTGGCAAATCTTTTGCTCGTTCAGCTGGCCTGGCTGTACACATGAGATATCATAGGCAGGCCAATCTGGATGAGCTCTCTAGTCTCCACTGTGAACAGTGCAATAAGGACTTTCAGACTACATACACATTTATGGTTCACCAAAAAATGCACCAGCAGAAACCGTTTTGGTGTCACAAGTGTAGAAAAGGATTCAAGCGTAAAGAAACATTGGACAAGCACTTGCTTGGACACGATGCTGGGAAATATAGATGTCTCGTTTGTCAGAAGGCCTTTCAGGTTGTGTCTGAACTTCGTCACCACTTGAACATTCACAGAGCTCCTAAGCCTCATAGGTGTGACGTCTGCCAAAGGACCTTTTCTCACCTGGGTAACTTGATAATCCACAGCAAGAAACATCTGGAGATGTCCAAGGGTAGGAAAAAGGAAGCTCGGTTTGCAGAGGGACAAATTATGAAGAAGAGGGTTGTGGGAGGCTCTGTGACAGCCTATCAGGTTGTGTCTGAACTTCGTCACCACTTGAACATTCACAGAGCTCCTAAGCCTCACAGGTGTGACGTCTGCCAAAGGACCTTTTCTCACCTGGGTAACTTGATAATCCACAGCAAGAAGCATCTAAAGATGTCCAAGGATGGGAAAAAGGAAGCTCAGTTTGCAAAGGGACAAATTATGAAGAAGCAGGTTGTGGGAGGTTCTGATGTGACGATTGAACGTGTGCAAGATGTCGAAAGTGATGAAGATTCTACCAGTAGTGAATCTTCTGATTCGTCTGCCAGCACAGGTACATCAGACTCATCTGATTCCTCATCAGAATCATCGGCCAGAGAGCAAGAAGCGGAGCCCATAGTCATTGAGAAAGTCGAGGGAGAGTTGGAGGATGGGGAAGTACGGGAACATAAAGGTTCCAGTTCCTTTATGCCTTTCAACTATCCCCTTTCCTGTATCTCTGAGGTTTCTTCATGCTCTCCGGCTGATGAATTAAATGACAGGTCTGTGCTGGCAGATAAATCAGTATCATCTAATTGTTGTTCTTCCTCTTCCACTTTGTCTGCAGGTTCTCCTTTGTGCTGGCCGGCTGATGAATCGGATGTGTCTGTGCTGGCAGAGGAATCGGACTCATCAGATTCTTCATCTGATTCTTCATCTGATTCATCAGCCACAGTGCATGAGGTGGAACCCGCAGACatggaggaaggagaggagtCGGATGATTCAGAGTCAACTACCGGCATAGGCATATCGAACTCCTCTTCTTCATCCGATTCATCAGCGGGGGAGCTAGAAGAAGGAGAGATTAAAGACATACGAGGACTGGAGTCAGGGGTGCGATGGGCATGTTTTGAATGTGgtgcttgtttttttactgaacCTGAACTTCACATTCATTATATGAAACATGCAAATGGAATGACTTGA
- the LOC108429974 gene encoding LOW QUALITY PROTEIN: zinc finger protein 691-like (The sequence of the model RefSeq protein was modified relative to this genomic sequence to represent the inferred CDS: inserted 1 base in 1 codon), with product MQRKHGARIKPSEKRMAKPEEDLSLDADTVEQKNSLALDEEEEFTDVSVEMECDDEEKEGDEEKRDETAGEEEGEPEGGDERKDEAEEGGGEEEEEEEGRELDTVVKQKKSRMECRDCGKKFTRRETYNLHRHFHMHQDEQASLTCKECGLTFQHRSSLIKHRTEHKRNGVPHPALASRRQRRRVFKEETIVDCDHCGDRFTSLIRYRLHACQQNLEKPYRCPLCRREFQYRVSINAHMQSHSLDSPYRCLECNKGFQCAVTLHIHQRSHAALKPYECPDCGMVFRHRSFMDDHRRRHTEERPHHCKICGKSFKYGSLLQQHQYLHTGQKPYRCSECGKRFAFAQNMRAHCRQHKKNTVFTTPVTRITNHDVAYSTDLGHMLGNRRNKLQTTDVEKQRNCPXCPRLVYKAADLREHMLIHEAEFENRVMQNS from the exons GGCACGAATCAAGCCGAGTGAAAAAAGGATGGCCAAACCTGAAGAAGATCTGAGCTTGGATGCTGATACAGTGGAACAGAAAAACTCACTGGCCCTAGACGAGGAAGAAGAATTCACAGATGTGAGTGTAGAAATGGAGTGTGACGATGAGGAAAAGGAAGGAGACGAGGAGAAGAGAGACGAAACTGcaggagaagaggaaggagaaCCTGAAGGAGGAGATGAGAGGAAAGATGAAGCCGAAGAAGGAGggggagaagaggaggaagaggaggagggtcGCGAGCTGGACACTGTGgtaaagcaaaagaaaagccGCATGGAATGCCGCGACTGCGGTAAGAAGTTCACTCGCCGGGAGACGTACAACCTACATCGCCACTTTCACATGCATCAGGATGAGCAGGCCTCTCTCACCTGCAAAGAATGTGGCCTCACTTTCCAGCATCGCAGCAGCCTCATCAAGCACCGCACTGAACACAAGCGAAATGGTGTTCCGCATCCAGCTCTGGCTTCACGAAGACAAAGGCGAAGAGTGTTCAAAGAAGAAACGATTGTTGACTGCGACCACTGTGGCGATCGTTTTACATCACTGATCAGATATAGACTCCACGCTTGTCAGCAAAACCTGGAAAAGCCTTACCGCTGCCCCCTGTGCCGTAGAGAGTTCCAATACAGAGTGTCCATCAATGCCCACATGCAGAGCCATTCATTAGATAGTCCTTATCGGTGCCTTGAGTGTAACAAGGGCTTTCAGTGTGCTGTAACGCTGCACATTCACCAGCGTTCCCATGCTGCACTTAAACCTTATGAATGCCCTGACTGTGGTATGGTCTTCAGGCACCGTTCATTTATGGACGACCATCGGCGTAGGCACACTGAAGAAAGGCCTCACCATTGCAAGATATGCGGTAAAAGCTTCAAATACGGCAGCCTTTTGCAACAGCATCAGTACCTGCACACTGGCCAGAAGCCATACCGGTGCTCAGAATGTGGCAAAAGATTTGCCTTTGCACAAAATATGCGTGCACACTGTCGCCAGCATAAGAAAAACACTGTCTTTACTACTCCAGTGACACGTATTACAAATCATGATGTGGCATACAGTACAGATTTAGGGCACATGTTAGGTAACAGAAGGAACAAATTACAAACCACCGATGTTGAGAAGCAGCGCAACTGTC CGTGTCCTCGGCTTGTTTACAAAGCAGCTGACCTCAGAGAACACATGTTAATCCATGAGGCAGAGTTTGAAAATCGAGTAATGCAAAACAGCTGA